A single genomic interval of Pseudochaenichthys georgianus chromosome 3, fPseGeo1.2, whole genome shotgun sequence harbors:
- the swap70a gene encoding switch-associated protein 70 isoform X3 has product MCWTLCYKKNISTKHLLISDDDAFKVWCIFNFLSEDKYPLVMITEEIECFLRKLMEAMGSGWSEEKFCDYKLQLHSKNNRLSAWELIELLGLGHFTKGMTRQTLSMGIGEVFQELILDVLKQGYMMKKGHKRKNWTERWFVLRPNSLSYYVCEDLAEKKGDIILDPTCCVESLPDKEGKKCMFIIKCTDKSFEISASDKKKKQEWLQVHPYLPLVAAIQTCLQLLRLGLPSPHREARLRRRELRQRQQTEEDDLAERMKHLQAANENKQRQLEGLRKKMEEAAATAAEEEHTRKQTQLDLQDRYRLELKREQMVRQQMEEQVAQKSSELEQYLLRVRELEDMYRRLEEALEDEKQAKQDEEAMHKLQASLLEEEAAKRAELERFHRQQQRALSQTEAEKQELVAEQRLKERELQAAMLQLEKLERERLGALEQYQEVSMKLERAANKTKTWKDKVAKHEGLVHLIQPGHKGPQRITNWGPASFTDVELELRKKSWQERKNQGAPAQ; this is encoded by the exons ATGTGCTGGACACTGTGTTACAAGAAGAATATCTCCACTAAACACCTACTCATCTCAGATGACGATGCTTTCAAAGTCTGGTGCATTTTCAACTTTCTGTCAGAAGACAAATACCCACTGGTCATGATTACGGAGGAG ATTGAGTGCTTCCTTCGAAAGCTGATGGAGGCCATGGGGAGTGGATGGAGTGAGGAGAAGTTTTGCGATTACAAGCTGCAGTTGCACTCAAAGAATAACCGCCTGAGTGCCTGGGAGCTGATCGAGCTGCTGGGGCTGGGTCACTTCACTAAGGGCATGACCCGGCAGACTCTCTCCATGGGCATCGGGGAGGTCTTCCAGGAGCTCATACTGGATGTGCTCAAGCAG GGATACATGATGAAAAAGGGTCACAAAAGGAAGAACTGGACCGAGCGGTGGTTTGTCCTTCGTCCCAACTCACTGTCATACTACGTCTGTGAAGACCTTGCGGAGAAGAAAGGAGACATCATTCTGGACCCAACCTGCTGTGTGGAG TCTCTCCCGGATAAAGAAGGGAAGAAATGCATGTTCATTATCAAGTGCACTGATAAAAGCTTCGAGATCAGCGCCTCagacaaaaagaaaaagcaggAATGGCTTCAAG TGCATCCATATCTTCCTCTTGTGGCAGCTATCCAGACGTGCCTTCAGCTGCTGAGGTTGGGGCTGCCATCGCCTCACCGCGAGGCCCGGCTGAGGCGCAGGGAGCTCCGGCAGAGGCAGCAGACGGAGGAGGACGACCTGGCGGAGAGGATGAAGCATCTGCAGGCGGCCAATGAGAACAAACAGAGACAGCTGGAGGGATTGAGGAAG AAAATGGAAGAGGCTGCAGCcacagcagcagaagaagagcACACGAGGAAGCAGACGCAGTTAGACCTGCAGGATCGTTACAGACTGGAGCTGAAGAGAGAGCAAATG GTGCGTCAGCAGATGGAGGAGCAGGTGGCTCAGAAGTCCAGTGAGCTGGAGCAGTACCTGCTGCGCGTCCGCGAGCTGGAGGACATGTACCGCCGCCTGGAGGAGGCCTTAGAGGACGAGAAGCAGGCCAAGCAGGACGAGGAGGCCATGCACAAGCTGCAGGCCAG TCTGCTGGAGGAGGAGGCAGCGAAGCGGGCCGAGCTGGAGCGGTTCCACCGGCAGCAGCAGAGGGCGCTGTCGCAGACGGAGGCGGAGAAGCAGGAGCTGGTGGCCGAGCAGCGGCTcaaagagagagagctgcaggcgGCCATGCTGCAGCTGGAGAAGCTGGAGAGGGAGCGGCTCGGGGCGCTGGAGCAGTACCAG GAGGTGTCGATGAAGCTTGAACGAGCAGCTAACAAGACAAAGACTTGGAAGGACAAGGTGGCCAAACATGAAGGTCTGGTGCATCTCATCCAGCCAG GTCA